A region of Streptomyces paludis DNA encodes the following proteins:
- a CDS encoding response regulator, whose amino-acid sequence MADKTIRVLIVDDHQVVRRGLRTFLEIQDDIEVVGEAADGTEGVARTEELRPDVVLMDIKMPGTDGIQALRRLRELANPARVLIVTSFTEQRTVVPALRAGACGYVYKDVDPEALAGAIRSVHAGHVLLQPEVAGALLAQDPAGGGTGRGTTLTEREREVLGLIADGRSNREIARALVLSEKTVKTHVSNILMKLDLSDRTQAALWAVRHGMTT is encoded by the coding sequence GTGGCTGACAAGACGATCCGGGTGCTGATCGTGGACGACCACCAGGTCGTCCGGCGGGGGCTGCGGACGTTCCTGGAGATCCAGGACGACATAGAAGTGGTCGGCGAGGCGGCCGACGGCACCGAAGGCGTCGCGCGTACGGAGGAGCTGCGCCCCGATGTCGTCCTGATGGACATCAAGATGCCCGGCACCGACGGCATCCAGGCGCTGCGCCGGCTCCGCGAGCTGGCGAATCCGGCGCGGGTGCTGATCGTCACCAGCTTCACCGAGCAGCGCACCGTCGTCCCCGCGCTGCGCGCCGGGGCGTGCGGTTACGTGTACAAGGACGTCGACCCCGAGGCGCTGGCCGGCGCGATCCGCTCCGTACACGCGGGGCATGTCCTGCTCCAGCCGGAGGTCGCGGGCGCGCTGCTCGCGCAGGACCCGGCGGGCGGCGGTACGGGCCGGGGCACCACCCTCACCGAGCGCGAGCGCGAGGTGCTCGGGCTGATCGCGGACGGCCGTTCGAACAGGGAGATCGCCCGTGCGCTGGTGCTCTCCGAGAAGACGGTCAAGACCCATGTGTCGAACATCCTGATGAAGCTGGACCTCTCGGACCGTACGCAGGCGGCGCTCTGGGCCGTCCGGCACGGCATGACGACCTGA